The Collinsella aerofaciens genomic sequence CAGCAGTGGAACATTGGCACCGCGCGCGAGGCCCTTGGCAGTGGAGATGCCGATGCGCACACCCGTAAACGACCCCGGGCCGCGGCCGACCACGTAGTAACCAACATCGCTGCGATCCAGACCGGCTTGAGCCAGCACGCCATCAACGGTATTCACGAGCTCAACGTTGGCGTGACGGCGACACATGTGGTCGCCACTCACGAGCTTCGTCTCGCCCGTCTGCCCATCAATCCAGCTTGCCGCGCAGGCAAGCATGTCAGTCGAGGTATCGAGCGCCACCACCAGCGCGTTGTCGTTATGCAAGCTCATCTTGTACAGCCTTATCAATCAAATGGGAAAGCTCCATTGCGCGGTCACCGTGCGCCTCGAGCGTTATCGTTCGCACATCACTGTCGCCCTCATCACGCTTGAGCGTCACCGAAAGATACTCATCCGTCAGCTCGTCTTGGAATTGTTCGCCCCATTCCAGCAGGCAAGCACCCTCATAGCCCAGCACATCGAAAATGCCCGTATCCTCGAGCTCGTAGGCATGCTCCAGACGGTATAGATCAAAGTGAAACAGCGGAATACGGCCTTGATCGTGAACGGCCATGAGCGCAAACGTAGGGCTCGTAACCATATGCTCATCGCCCAGCCCGCGCGAGACGCCCTTGGTAAAGTGAGTTTTGCCCACCCCCAGGCCACCGGTCAGGATGAGCACATCGCCGTCCTCAAGGCACGGTGCAATTAGCTCGCCAAAGTACTCCGTATCGGCAGCGCAAGTCGTTTTGTAAGTACCTACCCCCAGGCGCTCCAGGGACATATATGCTCCTTATTATTCCGAGGCGTCCTCTGGTGCGGGATGTCGCTCCAGATAGTCGCCCAGCATCTTAAAGTCTTCCTCCAGCAGTTCCTGCCACGCCGGATTGCGTAGCGCTGCTGCCGGATGGAACGTGGGCATTACTACAAAATGCCCCATCTGGTGGAACCTGCCGCGCAGCTTAGTAATGCCAATCTCGGTCTTAAGCACAAAGTGCGTCGCGGGGTTGCCGAGCGTCACGATAATATCGGGCCAGATGCTTCGAATCTGCTCACGCAAAAACGGCGAGCAAGCCAGCACTTCCTCGGAACGTGGATTGCGGTTTCCCGGCGGGCGGCACTTAAGCACGTTGGCAATGTAGACGTCTTCGCGTTTGAGCCCCGCCAGCGACAAAATGCCGTTGAGGTCCTCGCCTGCCGCCCCCACAAAGGGCTCGCCCTGCAAATCCTCATTGCGGCCCGGCGCCTCGCCAATAAACATCACACGAGCGCGGGGGTTTCCCACGCCAAACACGATATTGTGACGCGACTGGTAGAGCTGGCAGAGGTGACAATCGCCCAGAACGGCCTCAATTTCCTCGAGTGCGACCTCACGTGGTGCCTGATGGGTATGGCCGGGGATGTGCATGACGCCCATAGCGGCTCCTACACGTAGACCTTGTCGAGACGCATGCCAAAGCCGCAGGCGACCTCGTAGTTAATCGTTCCGCGCAGTCGGGCCATCTCGTCCATAGTGATCTCGGCATCGCCATCGCGGCCGACAATAATCATCTCGTCACCATACTCGGCCTCGGGAATCTCGTGTGCCGGGTTGGACTGAATGGCGACCATAAACTGGTCCATGCAGATATTGCCAACCTGATGCACGCGCTCGCCGCGATACAGCACATCCATACGATTGGAAAGCGTACGCGATAGGCCATCGGCATAACCGATCGGCAGCGTGCAGATCTGAACGCGCGTACGCGGTACGCGGTAGGTAAAACCGTAGCCCACGCCCTCACCCATCGCAGGGTGTGCCACGCGCGTCACACGCGCATGGACGCTCATAACGGGATCAAGCTGCATCACGCGGCCACTCAGCTCGCACGGCTGCATGCCATACAAGCCAACGCCGGCGCGGATCATATCAAAATGCATCGAGGGGTCGAGCATCGAGGACGGCGTGTTGGCGCAGTGCACGATACCGCACTCAAAACCCGCATCCTTAATGGCCTGAACGGCCTCGGTAAAGCGCTGACACTGCAGCTTGTAGTCCCAGCCCGAAGGTTCATCGGCCGTGGCGAAGTGCGTAAATACGCCGTCGCACTGAATACCGCGATGGAAATTTATACCGCGGACAAAGTCGAGCACCTGCGTGTAGTGAACGCCGATACGATTCATGCCCGTCTCGATGGCGAGATGATACTTGCCCACTTTGCCCGCCGCGACGGCACATTCGCCATACGCAAGAGCAAAATCAGACGTATAGACCGAAGGCATGATATCAAACTCGAGCAACGTCGGAATGGCCTCGATAGGCGGCTCGCTTAGGATGAGGATGGGTTTCGTAATCCCGCCCTGTCGGAGCTCAACGCCCTCGTTAACCGTCGCCACGGCAAACATGTCGGCACCGGCCGAATACATGATCTTGGCGCACTCAACAGCTCCATGACCATAAGCATCGGCCTTGACCACGCAGCACAGGCGCTGACGTGGATTCAGCAAGTTCTTATAGGCCCTCGTGTTGCGACGGAGCGCCCCGCGGTCGATCTCGACCCAGGACCAGCGCGTCAAATCGGCTTTATTCATGATTAGTCATCCGACCCTTCGTCCATGATTCCCAGATCTTCGAGCGCATCCTTTGCCGCCAGTTCCATGGCCGGACCGATCAAGTCGATAAGATCGGTCGCGATGACGCTCTTCTCACCATACTCCGTCGCCGCGGCAAAACCGGCGTAGCTGTGAAGTGCGACGGCGTACGAATACAGCAGCTCCCAACGATCCATCTCGTCGCGCATGGTGGCAAGCGTGCCGGCCAAAATACCCGCGAGAACATCACCCGAACCGGCAGTTGCCAGAGAAGCCGGACCCGAGAGCGGCAGCAGCACACGCTCAACGCCACAGATAGCCGTCGTCGGCCCCTTGGCAATGACCACCAGATTGTCAGAGCCTGCAGCCCAGACAACCTTCTGCGCGGCTGCAATCGCAGTACCAAGGTCGTTCACCTCGTCACCGGCAACCAGACGCGAAAGTTCACGATAGTGCGGCGTCATAACCAACGGCTGCTCGCGACGATACATCTCGGGATTACTATCAATACCGTCAATGGCAATCTTAGCAAGGCAGTTGAGTGCATCGGCGTCCAAGATAAGCGGCACATCAAGCTCGAGCAAGCCCGAAACCACCTGCATAGCGCCGGCAGATGTCGTCATACCGGGACCGCACAGCACACAGCTGTACTTCTTTGCAATCTCGCACACAGTCATGCGCGCAGCGGCGCCAAAGGAGCCGCGGGAATCAGACGGAATAGCAAAGACGGGAATCGAAGGAAGTGCCATGCGAATAAGATTGGCGCAGGCGTCAGGAGCCGCGACTGCCACGTAACCAGCACCCGCGCGAGCTGCAGACTTGGCCGCCATAATGGCAGCACCAGGATATTGCGCAGATCCGGCGACAATAAGCACAGAGCCACGGGAATACTTATCGATATTCGTAGGTAGTGGGGCAAAGTAATCAACTAAGTCACCGGGCTCGACAATCTCGGCGGCGTGGTCGACATCATCGATGACCTCGTCAAGACGGTCGTAAAGATTGCCGCAGATCAAATCGCCAGCATACTCAGGACCATCAGCGCTATACAGACCAATCTTGGGCGCAATCATCGTCACCGTATGCTCGGCACGAATGCAGTCGTCATCAACAACGCCCGTCTCGGCATTGAGGCCCGAGGGAACATCAATGGATACGACACAATCGGCGCATTCATTGACCGTAGGAATCCAGATGGAGAACGGCGCACGCAGATTTCCGTGGAAACCGGTACCAAAAATGGCATCGACAACAACATCGGCCTTATCGATCAAAACCTCGAGTTCGTCACGCGAGGGGCCGACGCAAACGTGCACATCGCGGCCGGCAGTACGACGAGCAACATGACGTGCCAGAGCAGCAGGAATCTCATCCGGCTCAACCGGAG encodes the following:
- a CDS encoding NAD(P)H-hydrate dehydratase, with product MKPVLSTEEVVRLEDIIEREGTSKAELMELAGEFAANEVLKLNPDRVLVLVGFGNNGGDGWVAADILSHKGVDVDIVSPVEPDEIPAALARHVARRTAGRDVHVCVGPSRDELEVLIDKADVVVDAIFGTGFHGNLRAPFSIWIPTVNECADCVVSIDVPSGLNAETGVVDDDCIRAEHTVTMIAPKIGLYSADGPEYAGDLICGNLYDRLDEVIDDVDHAAEIVEPGDLVDYFAPLPTNIDKYSRGSVLIVAGSAQYPGAAIMAAKSAARAGAGYVAVAAPDACANLIRMALPSIPVFAIPSDSRGSFGAAARMTVCEIAKKYSCVLCGPGMTTSAGAMQVVSGLLELDVPLILDADALNCLAKIAIDGIDSNPEMYRREQPLVMTPHYRELSRLVAGDEVNDLGTAIAAAQKVVWAAGSDNLVVIAKGPTTAICGVERVLLPLSGPASLATAGSGDVLAGILAGTLATMRDEMDRWELLYSYAVALHSYAGFAAATEYGEKSVIATDLIDLIGPAMELAAKDALEDLGIMDEGSDD
- the alr gene encoding alanine racemase produces the protein MNKADLTRWSWVEIDRGALRRNTRAYKNLLNPRQRLCCVVKADAYGHGAVECAKIMYSAGADMFAVATVNEGVELRQGGITKPILILSEPPIEAIPTLLEFDIMPSVYTSDFALAYGECAVAAGKVGKYHLAIETGMNRIGVHYTQVLDFVRGINFHRGIQCDGVFTHFATADEPSGWDYKLQCQRFTEAVQAIKDAGFECGIVHCANTPSSMLDPSMHFDMIRAGVGLYGMQPCELSGRVMQLDPVMSVHARVTRVAHPAMGEGVGYGFTYRVPRTRVQICTLPIGYADGLSRTLSNRMDVLYRGERVHQVGNICMDQFMVAIQSNPAHEIPEAEYGDEMIIVGRDGDAEITMDEMARLRGTINYEVACGFGMRLDKVYV
- a CDS encoding uracil-DNA glycosylase — encoded protein: MGVMHIPGHTHQAPREVALEEIEAVLGDCHLCQLYQSRHNIVFGVGNPRARVMFIGEAPGRNEDLQGEPFVGAAGEDLNGILSLAGLKREDVYIANVLKCRPPGNRNPRSEEVLACSPFLREQIRSIWPDIIVTLGNPATHFVLKTEIGITKLRGRFHQMGHFVVMPTFHPAAALRNPAWQELLEEDFKMLGDYLERHPAPEDASE
- the tsaE gene encoding tRNA (adenosine(37)-N6)-threonylcarbamoyltransferase complex ATPase subunit type 1 TsaE → MSLERLGVGTYKTTCAADTEYFGELIAPCLEDGDVLILTGGLGVGKTHFTKGVSRGLGDEHMVTSPTFALMAVHDQGRIPLFHFDLYRLEHAYELEDTGIFDVLGYEGACLLEWGEQFQDELTDEYLSVTLKRDEGDSDVRTITLEAHGDRAMELSHLIDKAVQDELA